The Fructilactobacillus ixorae genome has a window encoding:
- the spx gene encoding transcriptional regulator Spx, whose translation MLNLYVAPSSASSRKARAWLKDHEIPFKERNINSQPLNAAEVKHILRLTENGSEDIISTRSNIFKKLHLNLDDLSLTELVDLLVKYPDLIKRPIIFDDKRLEVGYNEEEIRRFLPRSIRQAELKELEAKLS comes from the coding sequence ATGTTAAATTTGTATGTTGCCCCAAGTAGCGCATCCAGTCGGAAAGCGCGGGCTTGGTTAAAAGATCATGAGATTCCCTTTAAAGAACGAAACATTAACTCACAACCCTTAAATGCGGCCGAAGTTAAACACATTCTCCGGTTAACTGAAAATGGGAGTGAAGATATCATTTCAACGCGCTCGAACATTTTTAAGAAACTGCACTTAAACCTGGATGACCTTTCGTTAACCGAATTAGTTGACTTATTGGTTAAATACCCTGATTTAATTAAGCGTCCCATCATCTTTGATGACAAGCGCTTGGAAGTTGGTTACAACGAAGAAGAAATTCGGCGCTTTTTACCCCGGAGCATCCGGCAAGCCGAATTAAAAGAATTAGAAGCAAAATTAAGCTAA